The following are encoded together in the Bacillus sp. V2I10 genome:
- a CDS encoding DinB family protein produces the protein MFNLNNYHTIEIYKNHLQHYSKDQLRHISDEGTWSLGQMYLHLIEVAFEYLDNVEACSTASEEQKLGKTEAGENLYKRGGFPPIKIKLPDNPENTPSNTKRKEELMQGLIQVEKRMRVWEEKVNAINPNFKVKHGGFGWLNAREWFDLVDMHFRHHLRQKQELEEKIGIAF, from the coding sequence GTGTTTAATTTGAATAATTATCACACAATTGAAATCTACAAAAACCACCTGCAACACTATTCGAAGGATCAGTTAAGACATATTTCTGATGAAGGGACCTGGTCTCTCGGCCAAATGTATCTCCACTTGATTGAGGTTGCGTTTGAGTATCTTGATAATGTTGAAGCTTGTTCAACAGCATCTGAAGAACAAAAACTGGGAAAGACGGAAGCCGGAGAGAATTTGTACAAACGCGGAGGATTTCCTCCTATTAAAATCAAGCTGCCGGACAATCCAGAAAACACACCAAGCAATACCAAAAGGAAAGAGGAACTTATGCAGGGGCTCATTCAAGTAGAGAAGAGAATGAGAGTGTGGGAAGAGAAGGTAAATGCCATCAATCCAAACTTCAAAGTAAAACATGGGGGCTTCGGCTGGCTCAACGCAAGGGAATGGTTCGATCTTGTCGACATGCATTTTCGTCATCATTTACGTCAGAAGCAGGAATTAGAAGAAAAGATAGGGATTGCTTTTTAA
- a CDS encoding DinB family protein, whose translation MKQKELSGSEMNLTMLTKDLANYNLWANTKMTEWLKTKPSEKMVQEVPSSFPTIKLTLKHIADVQNFWLQVIKQESPPDMGQFGEKSNQSMDEVFSMVEKSSKELSQYVHSLTENSITGACQVETPWFNETRPRFEFILQVMNHSTYHRGQITTIGRNAGLTDAPMTDFNVYSFSGKP comes from the coding sequence ATGAAACAAAAAGAACTTTCCGGCAGTGAAATGAATCTAACGATGCTAACAAAAGACCTTGCGAACTACAACCTATGGGCAAATACGAAAATGACCGAGTGGCTCAAAACAAAACCGTCTGAAAAAATGGTACAGGAAGTCCCATCGAGTTTTCCAACTATCAAGCTGACGCTCAAGCATATTGCGGATGTTCAAAATTTTTGGCTGCAAGTGATTAAGCAGGAATCACCGCCAGATATGGGTCAGTTTGGAGAGAAATCCAATCAGTCAATGGATGAAGTGTTTAGTATGGTGGAGAAAAGTTCCAAAGAGTTATCTCAATATGTTCATTCACTTACCGAAAATTCCATAACAGGAGCTTGTCAAGTTGAAACTCCATGGTTTAATGAAACTCGACCCAGATTTGAATTTATCCTCCAAGTCATGAATCACAGTACTTATCACCGAGGTCAGATTACAACGATTGGCCGTAATGCGGGATTAACAGATGCACCTATGACAGATTTTAATGTCTATAGTTTTTCAGGAAAGCCATAA